From the genome of Danio rerio strain Tuebingen ecotype United States chromosome 2, GRCz12tu, whole genome shotgun sequence, one region includes:
- the rasal2 gene encoding ras GTPase-activating protein nGAP isoform X15, which translates to MGNSCDRAEASAERSPRRRSISGLGSSEKNISIDGPNSSPFKVPGFLSKRLKGSIKRTKSQTKLDRNTSFRLPSLRPTENDRSRGLPKLKESCSHESLLSPGSAVEALDLSMEEDVYIKPLHSSILGQDFCFEVAYSGGSKCFSCSSAAERDKWMENLKRTVQPNKDNCRRAENVLRLWIIEAKDLPPKKKYFCELCLDDMLYARTTSKTRSDCLFWGEHFEFSGLPSMKSITIHIYRDVDKKKKKDKNNYVGLVNIPVHGVMGRQFVEKWYPVSTPTTSKAKGGGPSIRIKSRFQTISILPMEQYKEFAEFVTNNYTMLCSVLEPVISVKNKEEMASALVHILQSTGRAKDFLTDLVMSEVDRCADHDVLIFRENTLATKAIEEYLKLVGQKYLHDALGEFIKALYESDENCEVDQSKCTSNELPEHQSNLKMCCELAFCKIINSYCVFPRELKEVFASWKQQCHARGKQDISQRLISASLFLRFLCPAIMSPSLFGLMQEYPDDRTSRTLTLIAKVIQNLANFAKFGNKEEYMAFMNDFLEHEWAGMTRFLLEISNLETISNTPGFEGYIDLGRELSVLHSLLWEVVSQLDKGDNSFLQATVAKLGPLPRILGDITRSLSSPTPIQQQLRRFQDHSSAHDISGSVSSGLQRIFEDPADSEMRSIKSPVQEHMEALVRGKHPLLGQQSSAHSMSFSDKEERDSPLPNGRSISLMDLQDSYLAQGHPGPNSLNEASSRLGRVGSQASIGPVPPPHLHQPPVHPKVPQLRDNLPQSAPQVRRPIHPSLSQQRSLQPLSFQNPVYHLSNLHAQSTHSTQSTHSAQSLQPDSSSENLSTGSSRSASPSASGGRGATPRARIPSTSSVEEEFSRRSIQGQETPPPTARWHPPLADQHSGAQVVAVPRQSTTGTAHIVKVEQQSRGVGLVAANAGARTPRSLPHSTSIRSGSSANTEPIQQSGERSRQQSTCSKDGSVPGGRANKQVQSPVESVTMSPVERTAAWVLNNGQYEDEEEEGQSKDDAKHVEKYEQEISKLKERLRTSSRRLEEYERRLLAQEQQMQKLLLEYKTRLEDSEDRLRRQQEEKDSQMKSIICRLMAVEEELKRDHAEMQAVIDAKQKIIDAQVANGTEVIPAGEEDQLSGCC; encoded by the exons GTCACGAGGCCTGCCCAAATTGAAGGAGTCCTGTTCCCATGAGTCTTTGCTGAGTCCTGGCAGCGCTGTTGAAGCTCTGGATCTGAGTATGGAGGAGGATGTCTACATCAAACCTTTACACAGCAGCATCCTAGGACAAGATTTCTGCTTTGAG GTGGCGTACTCAGGTGGAAGTAAGTGCTTCAGCTGTTCCTCTGCTGCTGAACGGGACAAATGGATGGAGAACCTCAAAAGAACTGTGCAACCTAATAAG GATAATTGCCGGCGGGCGGAAAACGTCCTCCGCCTGTGGATCATTGAGGCAAAAGACCTGCCACCAAAAAAGAAATATTTCTGTGAGCTGTGTCTGGATGACATGCTGTACGCTCGTACCACCAGCAAAACCCGCTCCGACTGCCTGTTCTGGGGGGAACACTTTGAGTTTTCAGGCCTCCCGTCCATGAAAAGCATCACCATACACATCTACCGGGATGTggacaagaaaaagaaaaaggacaAAAACAACTATGTTGGCCTGGTGAACATCCCTGTGCATGGGGTGATGGGTAGGCAGTTTGTGGAGAAGTGGTATCCAGTCAGCACTCCCACCACCAGCAAAGCCAAAGGTGGAGGCCCCTCCATCCGCATCAAATCCCGCTTTCAGACCATCTCAATTCTGCCCATGGAGCAGTACAAGGAGTTTGCGGAGTTTGTTACCAATAACTATACCATGTTGTGCTCTGTGTTGGAGCCGGTCATAAGCGTGAAGAACAAAGAGGAGATGGCCAGCGCTCTGGTGCACATTCTGCAGAGCACGGGACGGGCAAAG GACTTCCTAACGGATTTGGTGATGTCAGAAGTGGATCGCTGTGCTGACCATGATGTGCTGATCTTTAGAGAAAACACACTAGCCACCAAAGCCATTGAAGAATACCTCAAACTGGTGGGACAGAAGTACCTACATGATGCACTAG GGGAGTTTATTAAAGCCCTGTACGAGTCGGATGAAAATTGTGAAGTAGACCAATCAAAGTGCACCAGCAACGAGCTTCCAGAGCATCAGAGTAACCTGAAGATGTGCTGCGAACTGGCCTTCTGCAAGATCATCAACTCTTAttg TGTTTTTCCACGTGAACTGAAGGAGGTCTTTGCATCATGGAAGCAGCAGTGTCACGCTCGAGGGAAGCAGGACATCAGTCAGCGTCTTATCAGCGCATCGCTCTTCCTGCGCTTTCTGTGTCCTGCCATCATGTCCCCGTCACTCTTTGGTCTCATGCAGGAATATCCAGATGACCGTACTTCTCGAACACTCACCCTCATTGCCAAAGTCATTCAGAATCTTGCTAACTTTGCCAA ATTCGGGAACAAAGAGGAGTACATGGCTTTCATGAATGACTTTCTAGAGCACGAGTGGGCTGGTATGACCCGTTTTCTGCTTGAGATCTCGAATCTTGAGACAATCTCCAACACCCCGGGCTTTGAGGGCTACATTGACCTGGGCCGGGAGCTGTCAGTGCTTCACTCGCTGCTCTGGGAGGTGGTGTCTCAGCTGGACAAG GGTGACAATTCCTTCCTGCAGGCGACGGTGGCCAAACTGGGGCCCCTGCCACGTATCCTTGGCGATATCACCCGCTCGCTGTCCAGCCCTACTCCCATCCAGCAGCAGCTCAGGCGCTTCCAGGACCACAGCTCTGCTCATGACATCAGTGGAAGTGTGTCCTCAGGACTGCAGAGAATATTTGAAGACCCAGCAGACAG TGAAATGAGGAGCATCAAATCACCTGTCCAAGAGCACATGGAGGCTTTAGTCAGAGGAAAGCATCCTTTACTGGGTCAACAGTCGTCCGCACACAGCATGAGCttctccgacaaagaggaaaggGACAGTCCGCTCCCGAATGGACGCAGTATATCTTTAATGGACTTGCAGGACTCTTACCTTGCTCAGGGGCATCCAGGTCCCAACTCGCTCAATGAAGCCTCATCTAGGTTAGGCAGAGTAGGCTCTCAGGCCTCCATCGGCCCTGTCCCTCCTCCACACCTCCACCAGCCTCCAGTCCACCCGAAAGTTCCACAGCTGAGGGATAACTTACCCCAGAGTGCACCACAGGTGCGGCGCCCGATCCACCCATCCCTTAGCCAGCAGCGCAGCCTACAACCGCTGTCTTTCCAAAACCCTGTTTACCACCTCAGCAACCTGCACGCACAATCAACACACTCAACCCAGTCCACACACTCTGCCCAGTCCCTGCAGCCTGACTCTAGCTCAGAAAACCTGAGCACAGGGAGCTCTCGGAGCGCCAGTCCTAGTGCCTCAGGTGGCCGGGGAGCAACTCCCAGAGCCCGGATACCCTCCACAAGCAGCGTGGAGGAGGAATTTAGCCGAAGAAGCATCCAGGGACAGGAGACGCCGCCTCCAACGGCACGCTGGCACCCTCCCCTGGCAGACCAGCACTCGGGAGCCCAGGTGGTGGCAGTGCCAAGGCAGAGTACCACCGGTACGGCACATATAGTGAAAGTGGAGCAGCAGAGTCGAGGAGTTGGGTTGGTGGCAGCAAATGCTGGAGCACGAACCCCAAGGTCGCTCCCTCACAGCACGTCCATCCGCAGCGGCAGCAGCGCCAACACTGAACCCATACAGCAGAGCGGTGAACGATCAAGACAGCAGTCCACGTGCTCCAAAGATGGTTCAGTACCAGGAGGACGAGCCAACAAACAG GTCCAGTCACCTGTAGAGTCTGTCACCATGTCCCCAGTGGAGCGAACAGCTGCGTGGGTTTTGAATAATGGCCAGTATGAAGATGAGGAAGAGGAAGGGCAGAGTAAAGACGATGCCAAACATGTGGAGAAG TATGAACAGGAAATCTCGAAGCTAAAGGAGCGTCTGCGGACGTCTAGTCGGCGGCTGGAGGAGTATGAGAGACGGTTACTGGCTCAGGAGCAGCAGATGCAGAAGCTGCTCTTAGAATACAAGACTCGACTGGAGGACAGTGAGGACCGTCTGCGAAGACAACAGGAGGAAAAAGACAGCCAGATGAAGAGTATTATCTGCAG GCTGATGGCCGTGGAGGAAGAGCTGAAGAGAGACCATGCAGAGATGCAGGCAGTCATAGATGCCAAACAGAAGATAATCGATGCACAG GTCGCTAATGGAACTGAGGTAATACCAGCAG GAGAAGAGGATCAGCTCTCTGGATGCTGCTAA
- the rasal2 gene encoding ras GTPase-activating protein nGAP isoform X14, protein MDFIAEASAERSPRRRSISGLGSSEKNISIDGPNSSPFKVPGFLSKRLKGSIKRTKSQTKLDRNTSFRLPSLRPTENDRSRGLPKLKESCSHESLLSPGSAVEALDLSMEEDVYIKPLHSSILGQDFCFEVAYSGGSKCFSCSSAAERDKWMENLKRTVQPNKDNCRRAENVLRLWIIEAKDLPPKKKYFCELCLDDMLYARTTSKTRSDCLFWGEHFEFSGLPSMKSITIHIYRDVDKKKKKDKNNYVGLVNIPVHGVMGRQFVEKWYPVSTPTTSKAKGGGPSIRIKSRFQTISILPMEQYKEFAEFVTNNYTMLCSVLEPVISVKNKEEMASALVHILQSTGRAKDFLTDLVMSEVDRCADHDVLIFRENTLATKAIEEYLKLVGQKYLHDALGEFIKALYESDENCEVDQSKCTSNELPEHQSNLKMCCELAFCKIINSYCVFPRELKEVFASWKQQCHARGKQDISQRLISASLFLRFLCPAIMSPSLFGLMQEYPDDRTSRTLTLIAKVIQNLANFAKFGNKEEYMAFMNDFLEHEWAGMTRFLLEISNLETISNTPGFEGYIDLGRELSVLHSLLWEVVSQLDKATVAKLGPLPRILGDITRSLSSPTPIQQQLRRFQDHSSAHDISGSVSSGLQRIFEDPADSEMRSIKSPVQEHMEALVRGKHPLLGQQSSAHSMSFSDKEERDSPLPNGRSISLMDLQDSYLAQGHPGPNSLNEASSRLGRVGSQASIGPVPPPHLHQPPVHPKVPQLRDNLPQSAPQVRRPIHPSLSQQRSLQPLSFQNPVYHLSNLHAQSTHSTQSTHSAQSLQPDSSSENLSTGSSRSASPSASGGRGATPRARIPSTSSVEEEFSRRSIQGQETPPPTARWHPPLADQHSGAQVVAVPRQSTTGTAHIVKVEQQSRGVGLVAANAGARTPRSLPHSTSIRSGSSANTEPIQQSGERSRQQSTCSKDGSVPGGRANKQVQSPVESVTMSPVERTAAWVLNNGQYEDEEEEGQSKDDAKHVEKYEQEISKLKERLRTSSRRLEEYERRLLAQEQQMQKLLLEYKTRLEDSEDRLRRQQEEKDSQMKSIICRLMAVEEELKRDHAEMQAVIDAKQKIIDAQEKRISSLDAANSRLMSALTQVKERYSMHNLRNGLSPTNPTKLSITENGEFKNSSC, encoded by the exons GTCACGAGGCCTGCCCAAATTGAAGGAGTCCTGTTCCCATGAGTCTTTGCTGAGTCCTGGCAGCGCTGTTGAAGCTCTGGATCTGAGTATGGAGGAGGATGTCTACATCAAACCTTTACACAGCAGCATCCTAGGACAAGATTTCTGCTTTGAG GTGGCGTACTCAGGTGGAAGTAAGTGCTTCAGCTGTTCCTCTGCTGCTGAACGGGACAAATGGATGGAGAACCTCAAAAGAACTGTGCAACCTAATAAG GATAATTGCCGGCGGGCGGAAAACGTCCTCCGCCTGTGGATCATTGAGGCAAAAGACCTGCCACCAAAAAAGAAATATTTCTGTGAGCTGTGTCTGGATGACATGCTGTACGCTCGTACCACCAGCAAAACCCGCTCCGACTGCCTGTTCTGGGGGGAACACTTTGAGTTTTCAGGCCTCCCGTCCATGAAAAGCATCACCATACACATCTACCGGGATGTggacaagaaaaagaaaaaggacaAAAACAACTATGTTGGCCTGGTGAACATCCCTGTGCATGGGGTGATGGGTAGGCAGTTTGTGGAGAAGTGGTATCCAGTCAGCACTCCCACCACCAGCAAAGCCAAAGGTGGAGGCCCCTCCATCCGCATCAAATCCCGCTTTCAGACCATCTCAATTCTGCCCATGGAGCAGTACAAGGAGTTTGCGGAGTTTGTTACCAATAACTATACCATGTTGTGCTCTGTGTTGGAGCCGGTCATAAGCGTGAAGAACAAAGAGGAGATGGCCAGCGCTCTGGTGCACATTCTGCAGAGCACGGGACGGGCAAAG GACTTCCTAACGGATTTGGTGATGTCAGAAGTGGATCGCTGTGCTGACCATGATGTGCTGATCTTTAGAGAAAACACACTAGCCACCAAAGCCATTGAAGAATACCTCAAACTGGTGGGACAGAAGTACCTACATGATGCACTAG GGGAGTTTATTAAAGCCCTGTACGAGTCGGATGAAAATTGTGAAGTAGACCAATCAAAGTGCACCAGCAACGAGCTTCCAGAGCATCAGAGTAACCTGAAGATGTGCTGCGAACTGGCCTTCTGCAAGATCATCAACTCTTAttg TGTTTTTCCACGTGAACTGAAGGAGGTCTTTGCATCATGGAAGCAGCAGTGTCACGCTCGAGGGAAGCAGGACATCAGTCAGCGTCTTATCAGCGCATCGCTCTTCCTGCGCTTTCTGTGTCCTGCCATCATGTCCCCGTCACTCTTTGGTCTCATGCAGGAATATCCAGATGACCGTACTTCTCGAACACTCACCCTCATTGCCAAAGTCATTCAGAATCTTGCTAACTTTGCCAA ATTCGGGAACAAAGAGGAGTACATGGCTTTCATGAATGACTTTCTAGAGCACGAGTGGGCTGGTATGACCCGTTTTCTGCTTGAGATCTCGAATCTTGAGACAATCTCCAACACCCCGGGCTTTGAGGGCTACATTGACCTGGGCCGGGAGCTGTCAGTGCTTCACTCGCTGCTCTGGGAGGTGGTGTCTCAGCTGGACAAG GCGACGGTGGCCAAACTGGGGCCCCTGCCACGTATCCTTGGCGATATCACCCGCTCGCTGTCCAGCCCTACTCCCATCCAGCAGCAGCTCAGGCGCTTCCAGGACCACAGCTCTGCTCATGACATCAGTGGAAGTGTGTCCTCAGGACTGCAGAGAATATTTGAAGACCCAGCAGACAG TGAAATGAGGAGCATCAAATCACCTGTCCAAGAGCACATGGAGGCTTTAGTCAGAGGAAAGCATCCTTTACTGGGTCAACAGTCGTCCGCACACAGCATGAGCttctccgacaaagaggaaaggGACAGTCCGCTCCCGAATGGACGCAGTATATCTTTAATGGACTTGCAGGACTCTTACCTTGCTCAGGGGCATCCAGGTCCCAACTCGCTCAATGAAGCCTCATCTAGGTTAGGCAGAGTAGGCTCTCAGGCCTCCATCGGCCCTGTCCCTCCTCCACACCTCCACCAGCCTCCAGTCCACCCGAAAGTTCCACAGCTGAGGGATAACTTACCCCAGAGTGCACCACAGGTGCGGCGCCCGATCCACCCATCCCTTAGCCAGCAGCGCAGCCTACAACCGCTGTCTTTCCAAAACCCTGTTTACCACCTCAGCAACCTGCACGCACAATCAACACACTCAACCCAGTCCACACACTCTGCCCAGTCCCTGCAGCCTGACTCTAGCTCAGAAAACCTGAGCACAGGGAGCTCTCGGAGCGCCAGTCCTAGTGCCTCAGGTGGCCGGGGAGCAACTCCCAGAGCCCGGATACCCTCCACAAGCAGCGTGGAGGAGGAATTTAGCCGAAGAAGCATCCAGGGACAGGAGACGCCGCCTCCAACGGCACGCTGGCACCCTCCCCTGGCAGACCAGCACTCGGGAGCCCAGGTGGTGGCAGTGCCAAGGCAGAGTACCACCGGTACGGCACATATAGTGAAAGTGGAGCAGCAGAGTCGAGGAGTTGGGTTGGTGGCAGCAAATGCTGGAGCACGAACCCCAAGGTCGCTCCCTCACAGCACGTCCATCCGCAGCGGCAGCAGCGCCAACACTGAACCCATACAGCAGAGCGGTGAACGATCAAGACAGCAGTCCACGTGCTCCAAAGATGGTTCAGTACCAGGAGGACGAGCCAACAAACAG GTCCAGTCACCTGTAGAGTCTGTCACCATGTCCCCAGTGGAGCGAACAGCTGCGTGGGTTTTGAATAATGGCCAGTATGAAGATGAGGAAGAGGAAGGGCAGAGTAAAGACGATGCCAAACATGTGGAGAAG TATGAACAGGAAATCTCGAAGCTAAAGGAGCGTCTGCGGACGTCTAGTCGGCGGCTGGAGGAGTATGAGAGACGGTTACTGGCTCAGGAGCAGCAGATGCAGAAGCTGCTCTTAGAATACAAGACTCGACTGGAGGACAGTGAGGACCGTCTGCGAAGACAACAGGAGGAAAAAGACAGCCAGATGAAGAGTATTATCTGCAG GCTGATGGCCGTGGAGGAAGAGCTGAAGAGAGACCATGCAGAGATGCAGGCAGTCATAGATGCCAAACAGAAGATAATCGATGCACAG GAGAAGAGGATCAGCTCTCTGGATGCTGCTAACTCTCGGCTGATGAGCGCTCTGACTCAGGTGAAGGAGCGCTACAGCATGCACAACCTCCGGAACGGCCTGTCACCCACCAACCCCACCAAACTCTCCATCACAGAGAACGGGGAGTTCAAGAATAGCAGCTGCTGA
- the rasal2 gene encoding ras GTPase-activating protein nGAP isoform X20 has translation MEEDVYIKPLHSSILGQDFCFEVAYSGGSKCFSCSSAAERDKWMENLKRTVQPNKDNCRRAENVLRLWIIEAKDLPPKKKYFCELCLDDMLYARTTSKTRSDCLFWGEHFEFSGLPSMKSITIHIYRDVDKKKKKDKNNYVGLVNIPVHGVMGRQFVEKWYPVSTPTTSKAKGGGPSIRIKSRFQTISILPMEQYKEFAEFVTNNYTMLCSVLEPVISVKNKEEMASALVHILQSTGRAKDFLTDLVMSEVDRCADHDVLIFRENTLATKAIEEYLKLVGQKYLHDALGEFIKALYESDENCEVDQSKCTSNELPEHQSNLKMCCELAFCKIINSYCVFPRELKEVFASWKQQCHARGKQDISQRLISASLFLRFLCPAIMSPSLFGLMQEYPDDRTSRTLTLIAKVIQNLANFAKFGNKEEYMAFMNDFLEHEWAGMTRFLLEISNLETISNTPGFEGYIDLGRELSVLHSLLWEVVSQLDKATVAKLGPLPRILGDITRSLSSPTPIQQQLRRFQDHSSAHDISGSVSSGLQRIFEDPADSEMRSIKSPVQEHMEALVRGKHPLLGQQSSAHSMSFSDKEERDSPLPNGRSISLMDLQDSYLAQGHPGPNSLNEASSRLGRVGSQASIGPVPPPHLHQPPVHPKVPQLRDNLPQSAPQVRRPIHPSLSQQRSLQPLSFQNPVYHLSNLHAQSTHSTQSTHSAQSLQPDSSSENLSTGSSRSASPSASGGRGATPRARIPSTSSVEEEFSRRSIQGQETPPPTARWHPPLADQHSGAQVVAVPRQSTTGTAHIVKVEQQSRGVGLVAANAGARTPRSLPHSTSIRSGSSANTEPIQQSGERSRQQSTCSKDGSVPGGRANKQVQSPVESVTMSPVERTAAWVLNNGQYEDEEEEGQSKDDAKHVEKYEQEISKLKERLRTSSRRLEEYERRLLAQEQQMQKLLLEYKTRLEDSEDRLRRQQEEKDSQMKSIICRLMAVEEELKRDHAEMQAVIDAKQKIIDAQEKRISSLDAANSRLMSALTQVKERYSMHNLRNGLSPTNPTKLSITENGEFKNSSC, from the exons ATGGAGGAGGATGTCTACATCAAACCTTTACACAGCAGCATCCTAGGACAAGATTTCTGCTTTGAG GTGGCGTACTCAGGTGGAAGTAAGTGCTTCAGCTGTTCCTCTGCTGCTGAACGGGACAAATGGATGGAGAACCTCAAAAGAACTGTGCAACCTAATAAG GATAATTGCCGGCGGGCGGAAAACGTCCTCCGCCTGTGGATCATTGAGGCAAAAGACCTGCCACCAAAAAAGAAATATTTCTGTGAGCTGTGTCTGGATGACATGCTGTACGCTCGTACCACCAGCAAAACCCGCTCCGACTGCCTGTTCTGGGGGGAACACTTTGAGTTTTCAGGCCTCCCGTCCATGAAAAGCATCACCATACACATCTACCGGGATGTggacaagaaaaagaaaaaggacaAAAACAACTATGTTGGCCTGGTGAACATCCCTGTGCATGGGGTGATGGGTAGGCAGTTTGTGGAGAAGTGGTATCCAGTCAGCACTCCCACCACCAGCAAAGCCAAAGGTGGAGGCCCCTCCATCCGCATCAAATCCCGCTTTCAGACCATCTCAATTCTGCCCATGGAGCAGTACAAGGAGTTTGCGGAGTTTGTTACCAATAACTATACCATGTTGTGCTCTGTGTTGGAGCCGGTCATAAGCGTGAAGAACAAAGAGGAGATGGCCAGCGCTCTGGTGCACATTCTGCAGAGCACGGGACGGGCAAAG GACTTCCTAACGGATTTGGTGATGTCAGAAGTGGATCGCTGTGCTGACCATGATGTGCTGATCTTTAGAGAAAACACACTAGCCACCAAAGCCATTGAAGAATACCTCAAACTGGTGGGACAGAAGTACCTACATGATGCACTAG GGGAGTTTATTAAAGCCCTGTACGAGTCGGATGAAAATTGTGAAGTAGACCAATCAAAGTGCACCAGCAACGAGCTTCCAGAGCATCAGAGTAACCTGAAGATGTGCTGCGAACTGGCCTTCTGCAAGATCATCAACTCTTAttg TGTTTTTCCACGTGAACTGAAGGAGGTCTTTGCATCATGGAAGCAGCAGTGTCACGCTCGAGGGAAGCAGGACATCAGTCAGCGTCTTATCAGCGCATCGCTCTTCCTGCGCTTTCTGTGTCCTGCCATCATGTCCCCGTCACTCTTTGGTCTCATGCAGGAATATCCAGATGACCGTACTTCTCGAACACTCACCCTCATTGCCAAAGTCATTCAGAATCTTGCTAACTTTGCCAA ATTCGGGAACAAAGAGGAGTACATGGCTTTCATGAATGACTTTCTAGAGCACGAGTGGGCTGGTATGACCCGTTTTCTGCTTGAGATCTCGAATCTTGAGACAATCTCCAACACCCCGGGCTTTGAGGGCTACATTGACCTGGGCCGGGAGCTGTCAGTGCTTCACTCGCTGCTCTGGGAGGTGGTGTCTCAGCTGGACAAG GCGACGGTGGCCAAACTGGGGCCCCTGCCACGTATCCTTGGCGATATCACCCGCTCGCTGTCCAGCCCTACTCCCATCCAGCAGCAGCTCAGGCGCTTCCAGGACCACAGCTCTGCTCATGACATCAGTGGAAGTGTGTCCTCAGGACTGCAGAGAATATTTGAAGACCCAGCAGACAG TGAAATGAGGAGCATCAAATCACCTGTCCAAGAGCACATGGAGGCTTTAGTCAGAGGAAAGCATCCTTTACTGGGTCAACAGTCGTCCGCACACAGCATGAGCttctccgacaaagaggaaaggGACAGTCCGCTCCCGAATGGACGCAGTATATCTTTAATGGACTTGCAGGACTCTTACCTTGCTCAGGGGCATCCAGGTCCCAACTCGCTCAATGAAGCCTCATCTAGGTTAGGCAGAGTAGGCTCTCAGGCCTCCATCGGCCCTGTCCCTCCTCCACACCTCCACCAGCCTCCAGTCCACCCGAAAGTTCCACAGCTGAGGGATAACTTACCCCAGAGTGCACCACAGGTGCGGCGCCCGATCCACCCATCCCTTAGCCAGCAGCGCAGCCTACAACCGCTGTCTTTCCAAAACCCTGTTTACCACCTCAGCAACCTGCACGCACAATCAACACACTCAACCCAGTCCACACACTCTGCCCAGTCCCTGCAGCCTGACTCTAGCTCAGAAAACCTGAGCACAGGGAGCTCTCGGAGCGCCAGTCCTAGTGCCTCAGGTGGCCGGGGAGCAACTCCCAGAGCCCGGATACCCTCCACAAGCAGCGTGGAGGAGGAATTTAGCCGAAGAAGCATCCAGGGACAGGAGACGCCGCCTCCAACGGCACGCTGGCACCCTCCCCTGGCAGACCAGCACTCGGGAGCCCAGGTGGTGGCAGTGCCAAGGCAGAGTACCACCGGTACGGCACATATAGTGAAAGTGGAGCAGCAGAGTCGAGGAGTTGGGTTGGTGGCAGCAAATGCTGGAGCACGAACCCCAAGGTCGCTCCCTCACAGCACGTCCATCCGCAGCGGCAGCAGCGCCAACACTGAACCCATACAGCAGAGCGGTGAACGATCAAGACAGCAGTCCACGTGCTCCAAAGATGGTTCAGTACCAGGAGGACGAGCCAACAAACAG GTCCAGTCACCTGTAGAGTCTGTCACCATGTCCCCAGTGGAGCGAACAGCTGCGTGGGTTTTGAATAATGGCCAGTATGAAGATGAGGAAGAGGAAGGGCAGAGTAAAGACGATGCCAAACATGTGGAGAAG TATGAACAGGAAATCTCGAAGCTAAAGGAGCGTCTGCGGACGTCTAGTCGGCGGCTGGAGGAGTATGAGAGACGGTTACTGGCTCAGGAGCAGCAGATGCAGAAGCTGCTCTTAGAATACAAGACTCGACTGGAGGACAGTGAGGACCGTCTGCGAAGACAACAGGAGGAAAAAGACAGCCAGATGAAGAGTATTATCTGCAG GCTGATGGCCGTGGAGGAAGAGCTGAAGAGAGACCATGCAGAGATGCAGGCAGTCATAGATGCCAAACAGAAGATAATCGATGCACAG GAGAAGAGGATCAGCTCTCTGGATGCTGCTAACTCTCGGCTGATGAGCGCTCTGACTCAGGTGAAGGAGCGCTACAGCATGCACAACCTCCGGAACGGCCTGTCACCCACCAACCCCACCAAACTCTCCATCACAGAGAACGGGGAGTTCAAGAATAGCAGCTGCTGA